The following nucleotide sequence is from Trifolium pratense cultivar HEN17-A07 linkage group LG2, ARS_RC_1.1, whole genome shotgun sequence.
tttttgaaaaaagtgattttttattttttggtaatagtccgcgggttaaccgtttaacccgctCGTTTATGCGAACCAGACTCAggcttaatattataactcgtttatatttaTCGACGGGCTTGTTCACCCCATTTAATATGCGAGtttatgcggggcgggttaaacgggaTGGGTTAAACAGGACGGGTAGCCCCCATACCCAACTCTATTAACAATACACACAATTTTAGCATCGTATAAAAAACAAGTCGGTCGGAGTTGCACTCAAACTCAATTCGCCGCCGTAAAAGGCAACAGTGTTGGTGTCGTCGTTCGCCAGAAACATCGACGAATTCAATTCaggttttctttcttttttcattattattttttttttcggatTTTTCTTCGCCTCTCCTATCGCCGCCACCGTGGAATTCAACTATTCTCCGATTGCGCGGTTACGATTCCGCAATTGCGCCCTAAAGAGGGGATTGTTTAcatataatgtttttaattaggTAGAATTTTATCAATTTAATTTGTTGTGTATGCAGATATTGAATTTAAATCATTTTAACAAAggaaattaagttaaaattcAAGAATTCAATTATAATTCAATAAAGAAGTAGGAGTAAGGCTTAATTGGTCATTTTAATTTGACGGTTTTGATCCTCCATCAATTATTTGGTCTAAATTACGGTGAAATTTTATAATATGGGACCAAATCCGCATAATGGTgaaaataggggaccaaaattgcaatCAAGTCATGAATTAAACTGTACTCTTGCAATGAATCTGTTGCAAGAGTGGCCTAAATGTAAATTGGATTAAGTAACTGTTTTTGAAactcataattttttgtttttcttgttatgCTAACAGCTAGCATTGTTAACATTTGCTCATAATAAAGAAGATTAAGATGTTGACATCAATGCAAAGTTGTGTTGGCTCTTCACCTCTACTATATCCAGGTACGATGATTTTATGCATCGCAGTAGTTTTGATAGTTTAGCAACATAAGGTTTTGAAAGATGGGTATTTGAAGTTACATAATTCATggagatatttattttttgttattttcttgtATTCAGGTAGTATAAATCAGCCTAAAGCGTTTGTTAAGTATTCAAGACCGAACATTGTTAGGATGCAACGCTCACCATATAACATCAAAAAAGGAGAACTTCAAACTGGAACTTTTCGAAGTTCGTCATCTCGATTCAAATATGCTGGTGCTTTGGTAAGGTTTTTCTCTTGGCATTTGTTATATGTTGATTGTTTGATTTCTTGGTGCTATGATATCCTTGTTGGAAATTGCAAACGGTGTTTTGTGTTATTGCAATTTGCAACATCAAATGAGTCTTTTTTGAAAAGTTAAGGaagattcaaaagaaaaatttaattgaataatgAATAGTATTATTTAACTAGCAAAGGGAACTCAACTCCATATGATAGAAGGGACCATATGATAGAAGAGACCTGATTGAAAATACCAATAGATTAGGAAAATAGATGGAAAAAAAGATTGATACCTAGAGACTGCTGTAACAAGCAGTCAGTCTGCAACCAATGGCCACCAGACAGCCGAAAATTATGTTTCTGTACACCTAATCAATCGTATCTGTTTTGGATAGGAGACCTTTAGTGCAAAAGGTCTATGTTTTGGAATAGGGGAAATGTACAGATAGAAATGTAACTAACAATTGATCAGCTGACATATACAGCTGTAATAAATAGCAGGGAGAGAGAATAGTGGGAGGTTGTTATTATTGTAATTCAGAATTGATAGAGTATTTGGGGACTCTCGAATTACCCCTCCCGTATCCTCTATTCCTCTTACTTCTGGGTCATATTGATCTAGAAGGCTATCTCAATAATAGTCGTGTTCATTCAATTGTTGTTCTTTTCCCTTTGATTTCTGTTGAATCCTATCATTTCACATCTAGATCCTCTCCAGTTACATGCTGCTGTTTACTCTGTGTCGCTTCTATCTGAATCCGAGCGTTAAATCTCATCTTATTCCCAATTTCTTCGTTGTCTCTTGTACCACCTAGTGTTATCAAATATCGGACAGGGCTACCATGGCGAATTGTAGTGGCGGATTTTTTTGACAACCGCAATGGCCAATTTGTTAAGGATGGCGGCGTGATGGTATTTTATGGGGGATATGGTGGCGCCCTATGGCGGATTTTTGGCTTTCCGCCGTGGCCCACCATTCGCCACTGCTAACACTGGTACCAGCCGTCTTCCTACCCTCATGCATATGAAGCTTCTCATTAAGCCCTTCACTCTTGAGTCTACTATTCCTCCCTCTTCTCCTTCTCATGCACACATGCACAAGGGCTCATCAGGTTGAGTTATTTGTTTTAAGTAGAGaggttttatattttatgttgaCTGTTGAGTGATCCCCTGCATTTTCTATTGATTTTTATCTAGGCATTTCTTATAGGATGTAGTATGTAAGTAAATGTTGTGTTGACAACTTGACACTGTCCTAACTTTCAATCCAAATCATGGAAATTTTGGATTTTATTGGTGAATCATTGACAATAACAGaaaaaattatccaaaaatGTTTGTTGATCTACATTGTACAATATTCTGATATCTTAATGGTGCTCCTTTCTACAGAATGCTACATGTGTTGCAACCCAGACTGTAACCCGCAAGCCTCAGACAACTACAATTACTCCTGGTAATAATTCGAACTCAAAGAATTTACTTATGCCAAATAATTCTGTtagataaaatatatattgtgctTAGATTGCTAAATAAATTCCATTATTTGTTTTACACTGGGACAAACTGAAACAGTTTAGCACTTCCCAATGTGTTGGCCTCTTCCATTTTCTATACTTGTCATCATGTCCATATTCATATTCAATAGTCAA
It contains:
- the LOC123903881 gene encoding protein YELLOW LEAF 1, choloroplastic-like — translated: MLTSMQSCVGSSPLLYPGSINQPKAFVKYSRPNIVRMQRSPYNIKKGELQTGTFRSSSSRFKYAGALNATCVATQTVTRKPQTTTITPEKVRSPRLDDNGPGLPPRKDDGNGGNGGGGGGNFSAGLILLGILGILDMLKDIEGEVQNKVKDWKFHQA